From the Papaver somniferum cultivar HN1 chromosome 2, ASM357369v1, whole genome shotgun sequence genome, the window TCACAATGGTTACACTTCCCCCATTTAATACCATCTTCATCAAAACTCGTCGTAAAATGCCCCCATAAGATCTCATCTTCCGCTTCTTACTTTCTCTGACCTCAagttgagaagatggtggaggtggaggtggcggagatGCAACAGTACTGGCCCTTCGTTGCACAAATtgagatgcagcttgagaggGAATATGAGGTCTCGTTGACATATCTTCTGCAATCTCAACCATGTTTGCTCACACTAAGCCCGCACAAACTAAAACCAACAACATTAAATTTCATAACTTTAATATGCAGTACAAGAAATTGCAAAAGAAAATCCAGGAATATAAATGCTAATTACAGAGCAAGGTGTAATTAAGGCGCATAAAACTAGTAATGTGAGGATTGATTTCCCAGTTAGTATGTGGTCTTAATCCCATTAGCAGCACACCAAGTTTGTTACTCTTGACGTTTAATCTCTGATAACAGGTTTGAAAAGAGTTAAATTTGCAAACTGCTTCTCCACTGTGAGACCTATATCCTAAATGAACTAGTGTCCTTTCATTTACCTCCTTCACATGCACAATATCACCAAAAGGATTGTGTACAGACAATTACTTACTCCAGCTTACATCAGAATATATTTACAGCTCTATGAAtgatcctatcttgtagatctgaAGTTTCCTAATTTCTACCAAATTAACACATTCCAGAAAATCAACCTTTAAGAGTAAATGAATACTTCTAAGCTTCCCGCCCCAGTCAAAATAATTGATATTTTGGATCTATTATAGCCACATAAACCATTACATTGATGAACAAAATCCTTAATCAACAGAATGTGCTTTTCCAAGCCTTTCTAGCTATATGCACATTTTCATCCATCGACCACTAAACCAAAACAGCCTTATCCAAAGCAAAAGTCCGGACAACACTAGGCAGAAACATATAACACTTGCATTTTATCCATTAACGGTTTTACAGCCAAGATTTGACAACCAGCGAGAGACATTGAACACAATTAGCTTAAGTAATTTTAACTATACAATaactcaactcaacatcatagattttgagaatggaattgaaaaaaatcaaaaacttgaACTGAAACCTAACATACTCATGGCTACTGCTTATCAAATCTCAAGATGGCTATGCACTTAATCACATAAATCAGTCATACCCTAATGAAAAAACAGTACTAGAAGAACAACAGAGGCAACACTAGGTCAtttcaagaaaataaagaaaCCCATAACTCATGTAAAAATAAGGAAACCTAATTTAATTTCCCTAAAACAAATTAAGAAAACATGCAATCATGGTCATTACGACCTACCCAAGttataaattgaaaaaatgaaataaatCTACAACACCTTGATCAAATAACTAACTAATCGAATTAAGGGCAGAAgaaatttttaaaaacaaaaccatTAAGGGAGATCCTTACCTCTCGCACACAAAATTGACAAACCCCAAAGATAAAGTTTAGCTGTAAGCCTGAAACTTTTGTGTTTGGAGGTAAAAAAGATACTCGATGGAAATGGTTACTTTAGATTTCTACTGATACATACGTTTTGATTTCGGTTAGGAGGATGAATGAATTGTGACATTGAGTTTGGATCTTCGATATGAGAGTGAGGTTCCTCTTCGATTTCTAACTTTGATTTCTAATTATTGAGAAACAAACTGGATTTTCAATCTAGGGTTCTAGGAGTTTCTGTGTAGACAGGAGAAGTATGAAgagatgaaacaaaaatgaatttagtttttaggttgagttgattaataaaaaaccAACGACAAAGATGATCAATAATAGAAAGATCAACGGCTACTAACGGCTGTTAGATAAATAGGCGGGTATGCGGGTAGgataggataatttcgagctttacccgtcaCCTTACCCATCTAACGACGGTTAAGAAATTTTTTACAcgttaccctacccgccaaatagtggataggataggatacggttaaaacactggcgggtagggtaggattggtGGATATGGGTAGGGGATGTGCACCCCTACCCAGGCCCCATACGTACTTGGGTATTTTATTGGTTCCGGTTCCACCAATTTTGAGACCGGAACCGACTCGTTGATACCCTGGCCCAACTGCGGAAGTACTTACCGATGTGTTCAGGTCCTTCAGGAGCTCTTATGGCTGGGTGGAAATATCCACTGATACACAGAGCTTTGGAAAACTTGGAACGAGTAAATCAACCTAGAAATCTCCCTCTGGTTCTGTTACGGATGAAAAACTGTCCTCCTGTCCGTCACAATATTTGTGCAGAAAAGATAAATTCAGTTTTCCCTTTTTACCAATTTCATGAAATTGAAACGAAATTCGAGATAATCAATCAAGTTGatcatcaatttcaatcaaatatTACCAAACAAACAAAATTCAAAGTTGTTCAAAATCTCCAGCTGGTCGATCGGATTCACAGTTAGCAGATTGATTTTTTCTGAGAAAACGGAGCACCCGTTTACAAGCTTTGTTAACTTCAAATTTGCCGAGTTGATTCAAAATTTTCGAATATCAGGCTAGCCCGAAAAGTCGCGGCTCTTGCTTCGAAATCTCTCTTCTCACTCTGCAAGGTATTCTTATTCCTCGGATTTAATCCATTACTACTTTGATCGTTTctgtcaaaagaaaagaaaacagtaTTGCTCTACTAGTATTCGATAAAATGCCTCAATGAATTAATTGTCATGTGCCttaaatttgattttagttttagattttgaaGAGCTTTTGATCAATTGGTTttgtttatttaaggtttttgagTAATGGTGCCATCCCTCATCTTACAGTTGTGATTCCTTGTGCTTAAAAGAGCGTATACTCAATAAATAGGTTGAGGTGAATGATTATGCTACTCTTTCAAGGAGTGGCCTGCTAACATTTCTACCGATAAACTACTCATGTGTTGAGCATGAAGATTACTCATTTGGAACTTCAAGTTGGCAAATTGGTTTATCCTGTGAATCATCTACTGGGTTTTATTCATATATTGTATTGGTGTTGGTGTATTTGATGGTGATTTTGACATAGAGGAACAAATTGTTCTTTTAAATCCATCTTGGTATTTTTCTTTAGGAAGATGTCCGCTCATTCATAGTGACCCAATTAGAATTGCTTTATTGCTGTCTGTGTAGGGTCAGTTTTTCTCATTGAAGTTCCCCAATGTTTGAGGTGGGGGAACCACCTTGAAACATGCCTTACATGGGTGCTTTTGCAAATGATTTAGAAGCTGGCACTGAGGTTCCCCCCACCCTTTTCAGTTTTTACACTGTAAAATGACAACCCTCTTATATCCATAAACGTTTTCAACATAGAGAAGTTGTATCCTTGTAGTATTATGAAGTGGTGGTCTAACTTTTCCACGGTTTGTTGGTATAACAATTTCTGAATTTAATTTCTTTTTTCCACGGATACAATTGTTATACATTATCAAAGCCTTATTCATCTATCTTACTGTACGTATGTGCTTCTTTACATGTTCTCTATTTTTTTACCAAATCATTTTCTGTGACTTCAGAAATTAGACTGAACATATGGAGTTGATACGCAGGTCCATCTCTTCGTCGGCCCCCCACTGCTGCAGCAGTCATCTAGTACCATGAAAGATGATATCTCATCAGACAAAGGAGTAAGTTTTCCTGTCGATCCAAATGTTCCTAGATGGCAGTGTCAAAACTGTCGTCACGCACTTTGTATTATCGGTGTTGATTCTTACTTAAATGAATCCGCTTCTCGTGCTGGTTAGAGTTTTATTCAATCATCTCTTAAATTGTTTTCTTTCAATTTTGACTTACATTTCTTAAAAATCTGGAACTTTAGAAGCTGGGAATAATTTAATTTCCGTGAATTTGCTCAGTCGATTCTATTGACAACAGTTCAATCTTATGTTGTGGTGTGTGGACTAGACTAGCTTAATTCCAAGAATCTCAAATTGCCAACCTATATTTTGCTTCCTTTGAATCCTTAGTTTCAATGGATTTAATTACTATTTGTTAGTgggaaaattgtttgaatttgaTGGGTGATAATTCCTGTTAGACTCAAATTTTGAATCTCATTGTTTCAGTTTGTTAGAGCTTCAGAATTTTCAGTTTAATGTGAAGGATAAGCATGTGTTTCAGGAATGCAGGGCTCTTCTGTTCATGGAGGAGCAGGCAGCGTTATGGCTTCAACTAAAATGGATCATTCCTTTGTTGTTTTGTCGAAGCAAAAGAATTCATCACAAGGTGGTGTGCCTCCCCGGCCTCGTGGCGGACCAGGAGATACCCGCGCGAGTGGGAAAGCAATGGAAGATTCCTTTGTTGTGTTGCCACCAGCTGCTGCGTCCATGTACAATAGTGAATCTGGTTCAGAGGGAGGAGCTCATTTACCGTTATCTGGAGGAATTCCTGGTAACCATTTGCATCCAAACAATTCTGATTTTCACTCGGGTATAACTGTTTTGAAACGTGCATTTGATATCGTCACCACCCAGACTCAGGTTTAATGCTCAAACTTCCTTTAtatcttttcattttgttttagtATTCAAACTATCATCTGTGACCATGAATTTGAAGCTTTTGTTATAAATCTTGTGAAATTGTTGCTTTATCTTGCCTTATTGTTATACAGGTTGAACAACCTTTATGTTTGGAATGTATGCGGGTATTGTCTGATAAACTTGATAAAGAGGTTGATGATGTGAACAAGGACATTAAAGCGTATGAAGCTTGTCTTCAGCGTCTTGAAGGAGAGACACGTGATGTTATGAGCGAGGCTGATTTTTTTTGCGAAAAGTTAAAGGTGCTTAGTTTGCATCACCAGACTCATACTTCTTGTCTTTTACTTTTGGCAAAAAAGGGAAACTGTCTTCGCCAGTAAGTTACTTACTGTGTGTTAGTGAATAGTTTCTAGTGTATGCTGAGCACTAGAGCAACATGTACAGATTGAGTTCTTATTTCACAACTTGACTACATCATTAACGATGTTCTCTAGTTTTCTTTATAGACCTTATTTGCTGTCCTTTTTACTGCATGTTCTATTTATATCGATATAAAACCAATCTAGTGCTGATATTAAATCTACTTCCTCTCTGAAAGTGGTGAAAATCAGCTTCAGATCCCTTAAGTTGTTTTAATAGGATTTCTATCTTAACTTCCTAATTTGTCAGTCATCTGGTTCTAACCATCTTTACGAAGctattatttccttcacattTAATAAGAAATTCTGTTACTCTGTTTATGCTATTTGGATTCCTTTAGTATGTAACGGTCTTCTAGTTGAGTTTTGCAATATCTTGTCTTACGTGTTTTCCGTTTTTACTGGTTTGTGGTTACCTTTTCAAGATTGAGGAAGAAGAACGAAGACTTAAAGCAGCAATTGAGGAAACTGAGAAACAGTGCATAGAAGTTGATGCTGAATTGAAGGATTTGGAAGCAAAATCTAACAAGTTTAAAGACCAAGAGGAACGGTAAGTGGTAACACCTATTATTTGTTTGTTCACAAGCTGTAGTAGATTGGATTACTATACCTGAAGGTGCATCATTAATTGggtcttctctttcttctccccACCCCACCCCAAAGATTGTTGACTATCTGTCTGTTGTCAATCGAATGTAATTAGGTACTGGCACGAGTTCAATAATTTCCAGTTTCAGTTAACTAAACATCAGGTATTTTGATCTGTCTTATCTGATTGACTCCTTCAGCTAGTGCATTTTAAAATCTTTCAGGATTTTTATGTGAATATGTTGATTCTTGGTTTGTGTATTCATTTTAAGAACTTAGAGTAGATATGCAGACAAGTACTATCTTGTTATACTTTTCTTATGTATTCTCATAAGCAACTCCTCAGATGTTTCATTCTTTTTCTGGTTCATATTTGTCAATATTAATATGTACGTGGTCGATGCACCTCATCAAGAATAGCTGTAAACCCTGCATTCTGCATACTTTTGCTGTTCATAATTTTTTATCTCGTACATTCTTTTTCACAGTTAAGTAGGGCCGTGAATACGAGGTTAATGTAACCAACGATAACTTGTAGGTTCTTAGGTTAGCAACTATTAACCATTCAGTTAATAGACTTAAGAATTGCCTGGCAGATAAAGTAGCAAAGAATGCCAGAATAGATAGGATAGATTTTGAATATGTAGATAATCTTCCACAGGATATTCTAGATTGGGCTAGGGAAGATTTCACAATCTGTAATCAtcatatttaattaatataaatcctttttgaatcaaaaaaaaaaagtattaacCATGCAGATGCCTTTCTAGTAGAGTGGTAAAGTGATGGGGTGTTGATACCACAACTTGTGTTCAAAACTCACCACCATCTAATTCCTACCGCCCGACCCAatcaaaatgaaataacacaaactTTATTCACTTCCTTAATATATCACCCCGTTCACCTCCCAAATATTATTCACTTCTAGATTTGCTATTCACGCAAAGGGGTTCACCAATCTCAAGAATTAGGGCTTTAGATGTGTGGATTGCTAGGGCGGTGAACGGGGCGGTGACTGGGGCGTGGAATAGCACTTCCCATTAAATAAACATAATAACGAAACA encodes:
- the LOC113349706 gene encoding beclin-1-like protein, whose translation is MKDDISSDKGVSFPVDPNVPRWQCQNCRHALCIIGVDSYLNESASRAGMQGSSVHGGAGSVMASTKMDHSFVVLSKQKNSSQGGVPPRPRGGPGDTRASGKAMEDSFVVLPPAAASMYNSESGSEGGAHLPLSGGIPGNHLHPNNSDFHSGITVLKRAFDIVTTQTQVEQPLCLECMRVLSDKLDKEVDDVNKDIKAYEACLQRLEGETRDVMSEADFFCEKLKIEEEERRLKAAIEETEKQCIEVDAELKDLEAKSNKFKDQEERYWHEFNNFQFQLTKHQEERDLISTKIEVSQAHLESLKRTNVLNDAFPISHDGEFGTINNFRLGRLPKIPVEWDELNAAWGQACLLLHTMAQYFRPKFPYRTKIIPMGSYPRIMDSSNNTYELFGPVNLFWSTRYDKAMTLFLTCLKEFAEFSNSKDQENNIPPEKCFKLPYKIENDKVETHSITQSFNKQENWTKALKYTLCNLKWALFWFVGNRNFQPLSSMVSSASEVPVVGSLYSKRMTGT